A genomic segment from Malus domestica chromosome 05, GDT2T_hap1 encodes:
- the LOC103454059 gene encoding PHD finger protein At1g33420: MVINDRPSKRARRRVTADLPDFFTFPFPQNHEVEPLPFRDSVRRFLIHHAHVTCPSSSLFPSLVTSQISLRLGHPGDPTAVLPLDVVEEDVTRSRRSVYCDQCRVVGWSGHPVCKKRYHFIIRRGAESGENEQMQRSGGSKWCNSISATTTTAEMDAVEEWAYLQLHDNAHLLHAVIHSNGFAHLLTLNGRQGGSAILSGRHILDFWDRLCLALSVRKVSVMDVSKKYGMEYRMLHAVTSGRSWYGNWGYEFGAGSYALTQHSYQKAVDTLSSLPLDPFLFQPRKPRTRLQSVIAFYQSLSNIQLLTIKDLFTFMLSLIHRARVHTSSNTKPEQQYPSNALCAWTANDVEHVQQAMIKVLLAAFGTGGVSWVSKRSLRGALYKNSSLELLDYCLKHLGGKLAPNGMVVKARCSPASVDVEYRLESSSVQNVDGYESDLNFPSEEQILCDLKFLYDSILHPDTMLSHTPQVMRERIIDAATKLLDCKQFVKDYKPYKMAEESSFGIHLWCHVALSDESKDDFVLPPELIVLPLSATVADLKKEATTAFQEVYAMFKRFEVEELLGYGSIKDSFTVKLLLGSCGSIPLKGRCPAKHGLNRFRMERGLESWTVDCTCGAKDDDGERMLACDTCGVWQHTRCAGIHSSDEMPAKFVCMRCVSQESPKHP; encoded by the exons ATGGTCATCAACGACAGACCTTCCAAGCGCGCCAGGAGGAGGGTCACCGCCGATCTCCCCGACTTTTTCACCTTCCCCTTCCCCCAAAACCACGAGGTCGAGCCCCTGCCCTTCCGCGACAGCGTTCGCCGCTTCCTCATTCACCACGCGCATGTCACGTGCCCATCCTCCTCGCTGTTCCCTTCCCTGGTGACGTCGCAGATCTCGCTCCGGCTCGGGCATCCGGGCGACCCGACCGCCGTGCTTCCCTTGGACGTGGTGGAGGAGGATGTCACCCGCTCCAGACGATCCGTCTACTGCGACCAGTGCCGAGTCGTTG GTTGGAGTGGGCATCCGGTGTGCAAGAAGCGGTACCACTTCATAATAAGAAGAGGGGCTGAGAGCGGTGAGAATGAGCAGATGCAGAGAAGCGGCGGCAGCAAGTGGTGCAACTCTATTAGTGCCACCACCACGACTGCAGAGATGGATGCTGTGGAAGAGTGGGCGTATCTTCAGCTTCATGACAACGCCCACCTCCTCCACGCCGTCATTCACTCCAATGGCTTCGCCCACCTTCTCACCCTCAACGGTAGACAAGGCGGCTCCGCCATTCTCTCTGGCCGTCACATTTTGGACTTTTGGGATAGGCTATGTCTAGCCCTCTCCGTCAG GAAAGTTAGTGTGATGGATGTGTCCAAGAAGTACGGCATGGAGTACCGAATGCTGCACGCTGTCACCAGCGGCCGTTCTTGGTATGGCAATTGGGGTTATGAATTTGGTGCTGGGAGCTATGCTCTCACTCAACATTCTTACCAAAAAGCAGTGGATACCCTGTCCAGCTTGCCCCTAGACCCTTTTCTATTCCAACCAAGGAAACCCCGGACTCGCCTCCAGTCTGTTATTGCCTTTTACCAATCTTTATCCAATATCCAACTCCTAACAATCAAGGATCTTTTTACGTTTATGCTGAGTCTCATCCATAGAGCCCGTGTGCATACATCATCTAACACGAAACCCGAGCAGCAGTACCCTTCCAATGCTTTATGTGCGTGGACGGCCAATGATGTCGAACATGTGCAGCAAGCGATGATCAAGGTGCTGCTTGCAGCATTTGGTACTGGCGGGGTTAGCTGGGTGTCAAAACGATCTCTCAGGGGTGCATTGTACAAGAATTCCTCTCTGGAGCTTCTTGATTACTGCCTTAAACACCTAGGAGGGAAGTTGGCACCCAATGGTATGGTAGTTAAGGCCCGATGTAGTCCCGCTTCAGTTGACGTAGAATACAG GCTTGAGTCATCAAGTGTTCAAAATGTTGATGGATACGAGTCCGATTTGAATTTTCCATCAGAAGAGCAAATCCTTTGTGACCTCAAATTTTTATATGATTCCATTCTCCACCCTGACACCATGCTAAGCCATACACCTCAAGTGATGAGGGAACGCATTATCGATGCAGCAACTAAGCTTCTTGATTGCAAGCAATTCGTGAAGGACTATAAGCCTTATAAAATGGCAGAGGAAAGCTCCTTTGGGATTCACCTCTGGTGTCACGTAGCGCTTTCAGACGAGTCCAAGGATGATTTTGTCCTGCCTCCGGAACTAATTGTCTTGCCCTTGAGTGCGACAGTTGCTGACCTTAAAAAGGAAGCCACCACAGCATTTCAGGAAGTATATGCCATGTTCAAGAGGTTTGAAGTAGAGGAATTGCTTGGATATGGCTCCATAAAGGATTCATTTACAGTAAAACTTCTGCTTGGATCATGTGGCTCAATTCCATTGAAAGGGAGATGCCCTGCTAAACATGGGCTGAACCGTTTCCGGATGGAGAGAGGACTTGAAAGCTGGACCGTTGATTGCACATGTGGGGCCAAGGATGACGACGGGGAGAGAATGTTGGCTTGTGATACATGTGGTGTTTGGCAGCACACCAGGTGTGCCGGGATTCATAGCTCTGATGAGATGCCTGCAAAGTTTGTTTGCATGAGATGTGTGAGCCAAGAAAGCCCAAAACACCCATGA